A window of the Gordonia humi genome harbors these coding sequences:
- the metK gene encoding methionine adenosyltransferase, with protein MTASASRLFTSESVTEGHPDKICDAISDAVLDALLAVDPKAKVAVETLVTTGQVHVAGEVNTTGYVDIPTIVREKILEIGYDSSTKGFDGASCGVNVAIGAQSPEIEQGLYASHETRTGGSGDDLDSQGAGDQGLMFGYASAETPELMPLPIALAHRLSRRLTEVRKNGTLPYLRPDGKTQVTIEYAGDTPVRLDTVVVSTQHAADIDIDNMLTPDIRQHVLGPVFAELDLPVALDTSDVRLLVNPTGSFVLGGPMGDAGLTGRKIIVDTYGGMARHGGGAFSGKDPSKVDRSAAYAMRWVAKNAVAAGLAKRIEVQVAYAIGKAAPVGLFVETFGTEQVDPGTIQKAVSQVFDLRPGAIVRDLELLQPIYAPTAAYGHFGRTDLDLPWERTDRVDELRSAAGL; from the coding sequence ATGACCGCCTCAGCGTCCCGCCTGTTCACCAGCGAATCCGTGACCGAAGGCCACCCAGACAAGATTTGCGATGCGATCAGCGACGCCGTGCTCGACGCACTGCTTGCCGTCGACCCCAAGGCGAAGGTGGCCGTGGAGACCCTCGTCACCACCGGCCAGGTGCACGTCGCCGGTGAGGTGAACACCACCGGCTACGTCGACATCCCGACCATCGTGCGCGAGAAGATCCTGGAGATCGGCTACGACTCGTCGACCAAGGGCTTCGACGGCGCCTCGTGCGGCGTGAACGTGGCGATCGGCGCGCAGTCGCCGGAGATCGAGCAGGGCCTGTACGCCTCGCACGAGACGCGCACCGGCGGGAGCGGGGACGACCTCGACAGCCAGGGCGCGGGCGACCAAGGGCTGATGTTCGGCTACGCCTCGGCCGAGACCCCCGAACTGATGCCGCTGCCGATCGCCCTGGCGCACCGGCTCTCCCGGCGTCTCACCGAGGTCCGCAAGAACGGCACTCTGCCGTACCTGCGCCCGGACGGCAAGACCCAGGTGACCATCGAGTACGCGGGCGACACGCCGGTCCGCCTGGACACCGTCGTCGTCTCCACCCAGCACGCCGCCGACATCGACATCGACAACATGCTGACTCCGGACATCCGTCAGCACGTGCTCGGCCCGGTGTTCGCCGAACTCGACCTCCCCGTCGCCCTCGACACCAGCGATGTGCGTCTGCTGGTGAACCCGACCGGCAGCTTCGTCCTCGGCGGACCGATGGGCGACGCCGGGCTCACCGGCCGCAAGATCATCGTCGACACCTACGGCGGCATGGCCCGCCACGGCGGCGGGGCGTTCTCGGGCAAGGACCCGTCGAAGGTCGACCGCAGCGCCGCCTACGCGATGCGTTGGGTCGCCAAGAACGCGGTGGCCGCGGGCCTCGCCAAGCGCATCGAGGTCCAGGTCGCGTACGCGATCGGCAAGGCCGCCCCGGTCGGGTTGTTCGTCGAGACCTTCGGCACCGAGCAGGTCGATCCCGGAACCATTCAGAAGGCCGTCTCGCAGGTGTTCGACCTGCGCCCGGGCGCCATCGTCCGCGATCTGGAACTGTTGCAGCCGATATACGCGCCGACCGCCGCCTACGGGCACTTCGGCCGCACCGACCTCGATCTGCCGTGGGAGCGCACCGACCGCGTCGACGAACTGCGCAGCGCCGCGGGGCTGTAG
- a CDS encoding primosomal protein N', translating into MLTLAHLDRPFDYLVDEKTDADAQPGVRVRVRFAGRLVDGYLLERRESSDHGGQLAWLERVVSPEQVLTDEVIAVCRAVAQRYAGTVADVLRLAVPPRHARVEKEAVAHGPHPAITPPDLAGWAQYAAGESFLEAVVDGRHPRAVWQVLPGDDWAARLAELVTTVAAAGRGAIVVVPDQRDLDRLAAACEPLLGDRCVTLAAGLGPTARYRRWLAVLRGQASVVIGTRSAMFAPVVDLALTVVFDDGDDSLNEPRSPYPHPREVAVLRAHAAGAAMLIGGYARTAEAQALVESGWAHDLLAPRETVRAAAPRIEGVADDDRRLGGDPLARSARIPATAFDAARRSIAAGFPVLFSVPRRGYLPSVACARCRTHARCRTCSGPLSMNDRGDLSCRWCGRPELRFVCPVCGAKAVRALMIGDQRTAEELGRAFPGIPVVTSGGQKIVDEIPAGPRVVVATPGAAPRAPDGYGAAVLLDTWAQLDREDLRAGEDAMRQWTAVASLVRCKADGGRVVVVADASGAVVQALIAWNPVGFAAADLQQRRELGFPPAVTMASVDGPGPAITAFVEMVDLPAGAQTLGPVPLPSGVRRPAGMDGDGDVERLLLRAPRSSGRHLADALRAAQTVRHARHDDTAGIRVQIDPPTIG; encoded by the coding sequence ATGCTGACGCTGGCCCACCTGGATCGCCCGTTCGACTATCTCGTCGACGAGAAGACCGACGCCGACGCCCAGCCCGGGGTCCGAGTCCGGGTCCGGTTCGCCGGACGCCTCGTCGACGGATACCTACTGGAACGCCGCGAATCCAGCGACCACGGCGGACAGCTCGCGTGGCTCGAACGGGTCGTCTCGCCCGAACAGGTGCTGACCGACGAGGTGATCGCCGTGTGTCGGGCCGTCGCACAGCGATACGCCGGGACGGTGGCCGACGTGCTGCGACTGGCGGTTCCGCCGCGCCACGCCCGCGTCGAGAAGGAGGCCGTGGCGCACGGGCCGCACCCCGCGATCACGCCTCCGGACCTCGCGGGGTGGGCGCAGTACGCCGCGGGCGAGTCGTTCCTCGAGGCCGTCGTCGACGGGCGCCATCCGCGTGCGGTGTGGCAGGTGCTGCCCGGCGACGACTGGGCGGCGCGGCTCGCCGAGCTGGTCACGACGGTCGCCGCCGCGGGCCGCGGCGCGATCGTCGTCGTGCCGGACCAGCGCGACCTCGACCGGCTCGCCGCGGCGTGCGAGCCGCTGCTCGGCGACCGGTGCGTCACCCTGGCCGCCGGACTCGGACCCACCGCGCGCTACCGGCGGTGGCTCGCGGTGCTGCGCGGTCAGGCGTCGGTGGTGATCGGCACGCGCAGCGCCATGTTCGCCCCCGTCGTGGATCTCGCACTGACCGTGGTCTTCGACGACGGCGACGACAGCCTCAACGAACCCCGGTCGCCGTATCCGCATCCGCGCGAGGTCGCGGTGCTGCGGGCGCACGCGGCGGGCGCGGCGATGCTCATCGGCGGTTACGCGCGCACCGCCGAGGCCCAGGCGCTCGTCGAGTCGGGCTGGGCCCACGACCTGCTCGCCCCGCGGGAGACCGTTCGGGCGGCGGCCCCGCGCATCGAGGGCGTCGCCGACGACGACCGTCGGCTGGGCGGAGACCCGCTCGCACGCTCGGCCCGCATCCCCGCGACGGCCTTCGACGCGGCTCGACGCTCCATCGCCGCGGGATTTCCGGTCCTGTTCAGCGTCCCCCGTCGCGGCTATCTACCGTCGGTCGCCTGCGCGCGCTGCCGGACGCACGCCCGCTGTCGGACGTGCAGCGGGCCATTGTCGATGAACGATCGCGGCGACCTGTCGTGCCGGTGGTGCGGACGCCCCGAACTTCGGTTCGTCTGCCCGGTATGCGGTGCGAAAGCGGTGCGCGCCTTAATGATCGGAGATCAACGCACCGCGGAGGAACTCGGCCGCGCGTTTCCCGGGATCCCCGTCGTGACCTCGGGCGGACAGAAGATCGTCGACGAGATCCCGGCGGGACCTCGCGTCGTCGTCGCCACTCCCGGGGCGGCTCCGCGCGCACCGGACGGATACGGTGCGGCCGTCCTGCTCGACACCTGGGCGCAACTCGACCGCGAGGATCTGAGGGCGGGCGAAGACGCGATGCGGCAGTGGACGGCCGTCGCCTCCCTCGTCCGATGCAAGGCCGACGGCGGACGGGTCGTCGTGGTCGCCGACGCCTCCGGGGCCGTGGTCCAGGCGCTGATCGCGTGGAATCCCGTGGGATTCGCCGCCGCCGACCTGCAGCAACGGCGGGAGCTCGGATTTCCGCCCGCGGTCACGATGGCGTCGGTGGACGGACCGGGACCGGCGATCACCGCGTTCGTCGAGATGGTCGACCTGCCCGCCGGGGCCCAGACCCTCGGCCCGGTCCCGCTGCCGTCCGGAGTCCGGCGGCCGGCCGGGATGGACGGCGACGGGGACGTCGAACGACTCCTGCTCCGGGCCCCGCGCAGCTCCGGCCGTCACCTCGCCGACGCGCTGCGTGCCGCGCAGACCGTGCGCCACGCCCGCCACGACGACACCGCGGGCATCCGGGTCCAGATCGACCCGCCTACGATTGGATGA